A stretch of Anas acuta chromosome 3, bAnaAcu1.1, whole genome shotgun sequence DNA encodes these proteins:
- the TTC32 gene encoding tetratricopeptide repeat protein 32 isoform X1, with product MQREAAALLAAAHTELAARQLAAAEELYGRYIACCARAAPQGSASRDLATAFNNRGHIRYLRVEFAAAMEDYAAAIESQPGFEVPYYNRGLVLYRLGCFDEAIKDFRKVLELNPQFEDAALSLRQAILDKEEKQKRGY from the exons ATGcagcgggaggcggcggcgctgcTGGCGGCAGCGCACACGGAGCTGGCGGCGCGGCAGCTGGCGGCGGCCGAGGAGCTGTACGGCCGCTACATCGCCTGCTGCGCCCGGGCTGCCCCCCAGGG cAGCGCCAGCCGAGACCTCGCCACCGCCTTCAACAACCGCGGGCACATCAGGTACCTGCGGGTGGAGTTCGCCGCCGCCATGGAGGACTACGCGGCCGCCATCGAGAGCCAGCCCGGCTTCGAGGTGCCCTACTACAACAGGGGCCTGGTGCTCTACCGCCTGG GATGCTTTGATGAGGCCATAAAAGATTTCAGGAAAGTTTTAGAGTTAAACCCTCAGTTTGAAGATGCTGCACTAAGTCTAAGACAGGCTATTCttgacaaagaagaaaaacaaaagcgAGGTTATTGA
- the TTC32 gene encoding tetratricopeptide repeat protein 32 isoform X2 — MQREAAALLAAAHTELAARQLAAAEELYGRYIACCARAAPQGASRDLATAFNNRGHIRYLRVEFAAAMEDYAAAIESQPGFEVPYYNRGLVLYRLGCFDEAIKDFRKVLELNPQFEDAALSLRQAILDKEEKQKRGY; from the exons ATGcagcgggaggcggcggcgctgcTGGCGGCAGCGCACACGGAGCTGGCGGCGCGGCAGCTGGCGGCGGCCGAGGAGCTGTACGGCCGCTACATCGCCTGCTGCGCCCGGGCTGCCCCCCAGGG CGCCAGCCGAGACCTCGCCACCGCCTTCAACAACCGCGGGCACATCAGGTACCTGCGGGTGGAGTTCGCCGCCGCCATGGAGGACTACGCGGCCGCCATCGAGAGCCAGCCCGGCTTCGAGGTGCCCTACTACAACAGGGGCCTGGTGCTCTACCGCCTGG GATGCTTTGATGAGGCCATAAAAGATTTCAGGAAAGTTTTAGAGTTAAACCCTCAGTTTGAAGATGCTGCACTAAGTCTAAGACAGGCTATTCttgacaaagaagaaaaacaaaagcgAGGTTATTGA